A portion of the Paenibacillus hamazuiensis genome contains these proteins:
- a CDS encoding beta-class carbonic anhydrase: MTLLSELIEFNQQFVENKQYEQFRTTKFPDKKMVIITCMDARLTELLPKALNLRNGDAKIIKNAGAVVSHPFGSIMRSIIVAVYQLAAKEIFVIGHYECGMTGLNPEEVVSKAKSRGVSIDTIDTLQHAGIDLNRWLTGFDYVHDSVLGSVNIIRNHPLLPKNLPVHGLVINPETGKLDVVVEGYTGV, translated from the coding sequence ATGACTTTGTTATCCGAACTTATCGAATTTAATCAGCAATTCGTAGAAAATAAGCAGTACGAGCAGTTCCGTACGACGAAATTCCCCGACAAGAAAATGGTCATTATCACCTGCATGGACGCACGGCTGACGGAGCTGCTGCCCAAAGCGCTGAACCTTCGCAACGGCGACGCCAAAATCATCAAAAACGCCGGCGCCGTCGTCTCCCACCCGTTCGGCAGTATTATGCGCAGCATCATCGTTGCGGTGTATCAGCTGGCCGCGAAGGAAATTTTCGTCATCGGCCACTATGAATGCGGCATGACCGGCCTCAACCCGGAGGAGGTCGTGTCCAAAGCCAAGAGCCGCGGCGTATCCATCGATACGATCGATACGCTGCAGCATGCCGGCATCGACCTGAACCGCTGGCTGACCGGTTTCGACTATGTGCACGACAGCGTATTGGGCAGCGTCAACATTATCCGCAACCATCCGCTACTGCCGAAAAATTTGCCGGTTCACGGTTTGGTCATCAATCCGGAGACGGGGAAACTCGATGTTGTTGTCGAGGGGTACACGGGGGTATAA
- a CDS encoding iron-sulfur cluster biosynthesis family protein, translating into MHITFTPAAAEQLEPKLAEPSSRLKLVYDNEGCGCAVNGVPALWIVDNGNPEDRSAKGEPFDVLFQAKDEIYFEDAMLIDYNPERRSFILKSNQQIYTTHLRLSDRRNQ; encoded by the coding sequence ATGCATATTACATTTACGCCCGCCGCCGCGGAACAGCTGGAACCTAAGCTTGCCGAACCAAGCTCCAGGCTGAAGCTCGTTTATGACAACGAAGGGTGCGGCTGCGCGGTAAACGGGGTACCCGCCCTCTGGATCGTAGATAACGGAAATCCGGAGGACCGCAGCGCGAAAGGCGAGCCGTTCGACGTGCTGTTTCAGGCGAAAGACGAAATTTATTTCGAAGATGCGATGCTCATTGATTACAACCCGGAGCGTCGAAGCTTTATATTGAAAAGCAATCAGCAAATTTACACGACGCATCTTCGCCTGAGCGACCGCAGAAATCAATAA